From Desmodus rotundus isolate HL8 chromosome 12, HLdesRot8A.1, whole genome shotgun sequence, one genomic window encodes:
- the COQ8B gene encoding atypical kinase COQ8B, mitochondrial produces the protein MWLEVGGLLRGTCGQLGRTLGLPCGALGSGPHCWGPCGCSWAQKLHQGGPGRGLSEEDISKAREARLRKTPRPQLSDRSRERKVPASRISRLANFGGLAVGLGLGVLAEVAKKSLPGGSFQPEGGSRPGSSPFLSEANAERIVQTLCTVRGAALKVGQMLSIQDNSFISPQLQRIFERVRQSADFMPRWQMLRVLEEELGRDWQAKVVSLEEVPFAAASIGQVHQGMLRDGTEVAVKIQYPGVAQSIQSDVQNLLAVLKMSVALPDGLFAEQSLQALLQELAWECDYRREAASAQNFRQLLADDPFFRVPAVIKDLCTTRVLGMELVGGVPLDQCQSLSQDIRNQICFQLLRLCLRELFEFRFMQTDPNWANFLYDASSHQVTLLDFGASREFGTEFTDHYIEVVMAAANGDRDRVLQKSQDLKFLTGFETKAFSDAHVEAVMILGEPFATQGSYDFGAGDTARRVQGLIPVLLQHRLRPPPEETYALHRKLAGAFLTCARLRANIDCRDLFQDTYDRYWAGRQAQPLPEAS, from the exons ATGTGGCTGGAGGTTGGGGGCCTACTGCGGGGGACCTGTGGACAACTGGGCCGGACTCTTGGTCTACCTTGTGGGGCCCTGGGTTCTGGGCCCCACTGCTGG GGGCCATGTGGGTGTTCTTGGGCCCAAAAGCTTCATCAGGGTGGGCCTGGCAGAGGTCTGAGTGAGGAGGACATTTCCAAGGCCCGGGAGGCCCGGCTCAGGAAGACACCTCGGCCCCAG CTGAGTGACCGGTCTCGAGAACGCAAAGTGCCTGCCTCCCGCATCAGCCGCTTGGCTAACTTTGGGG GACTGGCTGTGGGCTTGGGCCTGGGAGTGCTGGCTGAAGTGGCCAAGAAGTCCCTGCCAGGAGGATCTTTCCAGCCAG AGGGCGGCTCCCGGCCCGGCTCCAGCCCTTTCCTGTCAGAGGCCAATGCGGAGAGGATTGTGCAGACCTTGTGTACTGTTCGGGGGGCCGCCCTCAAGGTTGGCCAAATGCTCAGCATCCAGG ACAACAGCTTCATCAGCCCCCAGCTGCAGCGCATCTTTGAGCGGGTCCGCCAGAGCGCCGACTTCATGCCCCGCTGGCAGATGCTG aGAGTTCTGGAAGAAGAGCTTGGCAGGGACTGGCAGGCCAAGGTGGTCTCTTTGGAGGAGGTGCCTTTTGCTGCCGCCTCTATTGGGCAGGTGCACCAGGGAATGCTGAGGGATGGGACGGAAGTGGCCGTGAAGATCCAG TACCCGGGTGTTGCCCAGAGCATCCAGAGCGACGTCCAAAACCTGCTGGCAGTGCTCAAGATGAGCGTGGCCCTGCCCGACG GCCTGTTTGCCGAGCAGAGCCTGCAGGCCTTGCTGCAGGAGCTGGCTTGGGAGTGTGACTACCGTCGTGAGGCGGCTTCTGCCCAGAACTTCAG gcagCTGTTGGCTGATGACCCCTTCTTCCGGGTGCCGGCAGTGATCAAGGACCTCTGCACAACACGGGTGCTGGGCATGGAGCTGGTCGGAGGGGTCCCCCTGGACCAGTGCCAGAGCCTGAGCCAGGACATCCGGAACCAG atctGCTTCCAGCTCCTGCGGCTGTGTCTGCGGGAGCTGTTTGAGTTCCGATTCATGCAGACGGACCCCAACTGGGCCAACTTCCTGTATGATGCCTCCAGTCATCAG GTGACCCTGCTGGACTTTGGTGCAAGCCGAGAATTTGGGACCGAATTCACAGACCATTACATTGAG gtggtgatggctgcagcCAATGGAGACAGAGACCGGGTCCTTCAGAAATCCCAGGACCTCAAATTCCTCACAGGCTTTGAAACCAAG gcattCTCCGATGCCCACGTGGAGGCTGTGATGATCCTGGGAGAGCCTTTTGCCACCCAGGGCTCCTATGACTTCGGGGCAGGGGATACTGCCCGCCGCGTGCAGGGCCTCATCCCGGTGCTGCTGCAGCACCGGCTCCGCCCACCGCCTGAGGAGACCTACGCCCTGCACCGCAAGCTGGCCGGGGCTTTCCTGACCTGCGCCCGCCTCCGCGCCAATATCGACTGCCGGGACCTCTTCCAGGACACCTACGACCGCTACTGGGCCGGTCGCCAGGCTCAGCCACTGCCTGAAGCCTCCTGA